One window of the Streptomyces sp. ITFR-21 genome contains the following:
- a CDS encoding ABC transporter permease produces MAHRQLTRRPPAGPVRRRTGPARLPVPARVRGSVGLQRAMLLTGAALTALFLLTALLAPLLAPYGYAQLQSGGKLFGSQQHPGHGHLLGTTVAGYDVLSRTLWGTRTAVGIVVSALVLSVAAGVLLGLVSGYLGGWLDRLLVGLADAMYAFPTLLLAIIMSIVISGGQSSVVGGLGAGACSVAVVFIPQYFRVVRSEVVRVKAEPFVEAARVIGTGRWRIMVRHVLRNSVRTLPLILTINASEAILTLAGLGFLGFGIEPNSAAEWGYDLNRSVADVTSGYWWTALPPGIAIVLTVLGITLLGESLNDLADPRLRRRRGTAAVSAPVAEGGAESEAPEVSEAPEEGASDD; encoded by the coding sequence ATGGCGCACCGGCAGCTCACCCGCCGCCCGCCCGCCGGCCCGGTCCGGCGCCGGACCGGGCCGGCCCGGCTGCCTGTTCCGGCCCGGGTGCGCGGCAGCGTCGGCCTCCAGCGCGCGATGCTGCTGACCGGGGCCGCGCTGACCGCGCTGTTCCTGCTCACCGCGTTGCTGGCACCGCTGCTCGCCCCCTACGGGTACGCCCAACTCCAGTCCGGCGGAAAGCTGTTCGGCTCGCAGCAGCACCCGGGCCACGGCCACCTGCTGGGCACCACCGTCGCCGGGTACGACGTGCTGTCACGCACCCTGTGGGGTACCCGTACCGCGGTGGGGATCGTGGTGTCCGCGCTGGTCCTCTCGGTGGCCGCCGGGGTGCTGCTCGGCCTGGTCTCCGGCTATCTCGGCGGCTGGCTGGACCGGCTGCTGGTCGGGCTCGCCGACGCGATGTACGCCTTCCCGACGCTGCTGCTGGCGATCATCATGTCGATCGTCATCAGCGGCGGGCAGTCCAGCGTCGTCGGCGGGCTGGGCGCGGGGGCGTGCTCGGTCGCTGTGGTGTTCATCCCGCAGTACTTCCGGGTGGTGCGGTCCGAGGTGGTCCGGGTCAAGGCCGAGCCCTTCGTCGAGGCGGCCCGGGTGATCGGCACCGGCCGCTGGCGGATCATGGTCCGGCACGTACTGCGCAACTCGGTCCGGACGCTGCCGCTGATCCTGACCATCAACGCCTCCGAGGCGATCCTCACGCTGGCCGGGCTCGGCTTCCTCGGCTTCGGCATCGAGCCGAACTCCGCCGCCGAGTGGGGCTACGACCTCAACCGCTCGGTGGCCGACGTCACGTCGGGCTACTGGTGGACCGCGCTGCCGCCGGGCATCGCCATCGTGCTCACCGTCCTCGGCATCACCCTGCTCGGCGAGAGCCTCAACGACCTCGCCGACCCGCGCCTGCGCCGCCGGCGCGGCACGGCCGCCGTGTCCGCTCCCGTCGCCGAGGGCGGCGCGGAGTCCGAGGCACCCGAGGTATCCGAGGCACCCGAGGAAGGGGCCAGCGATGACTGA
- a CDS encoding IS256 family transposase, whose product MIEHESVGELVGVATSGERLIAMLVERARSEGVPLTGEGGLLQQLAKRVLEGVLEAVLEGEITGHLGYGKHDPVGKNSGSSRNGTRGKTVLTDVGPVEVKVPRDVEGSFEPQTVRKRQRRLAGVDEMVLSLSAKGPTRGEISEHLAGVYGAEDSKQTISTITGQVMDGTAERQNRPLDRVYPVLSVDAVNVKIRDGKVANRPVYVVMAVTAEGARDIPGIRAGDGGEGAQYWLQVFTGLRNRSLHDVLMLVCDGLKGLPDAVGTVRLRTIVQKCIVHLLGNTWRYAARRNRDKTVKALKPVHTAPNQSTAAERFSEFQDTWGKRYPAIIRLRENAWAESVPFLSSDVEIRTVICPTNAIESVNARIREAVRARGHFPNEAAALKCVYMTLMTLMTLDPTGKGRKKWTMRWKAPRNAFQTAFEGRLTPANN is encoded by the coding sequence ATGATCGAGCACGAGTCCGTCGGGGAGTTGGTCGGTGTGGCTACGTCGGGCGAGCGGTTGATCGCGATGCTGGTCGAGCGGGCCCGGAGTGAGGGCGTGCCGCTGACCGGTGAGGGCGGGCTGTTGCAGCAGCTGGCCAAGCGGGTGCTGGAGGGTGTGCTGGAGGCTGTGCTGGAGGGTGAGATCACCGGTCACCTCGGCTACGGCAAGCATGATCCGGTGGGGAAGAACAGCGGCAGCAGCCGCAACGGCACCCGGGGGAAGACCGTGCTGACCGATGTCGGGCCGGTCGAGGTCAAGGTGCCGAGGGACGTGGAGGGCAGCTTCGAGCCGCAGACCGTCAGGAAGCGGCAGCGGCGGCTGGCGGGTGTGGATGAGATGGTGCTGTCGCTGTCCGCGAAGGGCCCCACCCGCGGGGAGATCTCCGAGCACCTGGCCGGGGTCTACGGCGCCGAGGACTCCAAACAGACCATCTCCACCATCACCGGCCAGGTGATGGACGGCACGGCCGAACGGCAGAACCGGCCGCTGGACCGCGTCTACCCGGTCCTGTCCGTGGACGCCGTCAACGTCAAGATCAGGGACGGAAAGGTCGCCAACCGGCCCGTCTACGTCGTCATGGCCGTCACCGCCGAGGGCGCCCGCGACATCCCCGGCATCCGGGCCGGCGACGGCGGCGAGGGCGCGCAGTACTGGCTGCAGGTGTTCACCGGACTGAGGAACCGCAGCCTGCACGACGTGCTGATGCTGGTCTGCGACGGACTCAAGGGCCTGCCCGACGCGGTCGGGACGGTCCGGCTCCGCACCATCGTGCAAAAGTGCATCGTCCACCTCCTGGGCAACACCTGGCGCTACGCGGCCCGCCGAAACCGGGACAAGACCGTCAAAGCACTCAAGCCCGTCCACACCGCACCGAACCAGAGCACGGCAGCCGAACGCTTCTCAGAGTTCCAGGACACCTGGGGGAAGAGGTACCCCGCGATCATCAGGCTCCGGGAGAACGCCTGGGCCGAGTCCGTGCCCTTCCTCTCCTCCGACGTCGAGATCCGCACCGTCATCTGCCCGACCAACGCCATCGAGTCCGTCAACGCGCGGATACGCGAGGCCGTCCGGGCCCGCGGGCACTTCCCCAACGAGGCCGCCGCCCTGAAATGCGTCTACATGACCCTCATGACCCTCATGACCCTCGACCCGACCGGCAAGGGCCGCAAGAAGTGGACCATGCGCTGGAAGGCACCACGCAACGCCTTCCAGACCGCTTTCGAGGGCCGGCTCACCCCGGCCAACAACTGA
- a CDS encoding ABC transporter ATP-binding protein, with product MPEPLLRIEDLHVSFATDAGRAAAVSGVDLTVAEGEVLALVGESGSGKTVTARAVLGLLPGTATATGRVLLGGGDGVPAQDVLTASPARLRALRGSHAAMVFQEPSTALNPVFTIGWQLAEGLRAHGSGSRASRRATAIEMLDKVGIPDPATRVDHYPHQLSGGQKQRAVIAMALALGTRLIVADEPTTALDVTVQAEILDLLHRVRTDFGTAILLITHNMGVVADLADRVAVMRAGRIVEQAPVRTLFATPAHPYTRELLAAVPDFGAGPARTPAPPTDAEPVVTASRLVVDFPGRLGTRPFRAVDGVDLTIGAGEVLGLVGESGSGKTTIGRAVAGLTAISGGALTVLGEPLPVRRRARGTTVSSRAGRIGFVFQDPAASFNPLLTIGDCVAEPLLVHRRELGRPAIRAQVGELLDSVHLPAGYADRYPHELSGGQRQRASLARALALRPQLLIADEPTSALDVSVQAKVLELFTELQRTLGFAALFISHDLAVVEQVADRVAVLHRGRLVETGPTARVLGAPQADYTRRLIASLPVPDPVRQARRRPAPAAP from the coding sequence GTGCCCGAGCCGCTGCTGCGGATCGAGGACCTGCACGTGTCGTTCGCCACCGACGCCGGCCGGGCGGCGGCCGTCAGCGGGGTCGATCTGACCGTCGCCGAGGGCGAGGTGCTCGCGCTGGTCGGCGAGAGCGGCAGCGGTAAGACGGTGACCGCGCGGGCCGTGCTCGGGCTGCTGCCGGGCACCGCGACCGCGACCGGGCGGGTGCTGCTGGGCGGCGGCGACGGCGTACCGGCGCAGGACGTGCTCACCGCCTCGCCCGCCCGGCTCAGGGCGCTGCGCGGCTCGCACGCCGCGATGGTGTTCCAGGAGCCGTCCACCGCGCTGAACCCGGTCTTCACCATCGGCTGGCAGCTGGCGGAGGGCCTGCGCGCGCACGGCAGCGGCAGCCGGGCGTCCCGGCGGGCCACCGCGATCGAGATGCTGGACAAGGTCGGCATCCCGGACCCGGCCACCCGGGTGGACCACTACCCGCACCAGCTGTCCGGCGGCCAGAAGCAGCGGGCGGTGATCGCCATGGCGCTGGCGCTGGGCACCCGGCTGATCGTGGCCGACGAGCCGACGACCGCGCTGGACGTGACCGTGCAGGCCGAGATACTCGACCTGCTGCACCGCGTCCGCACCGACTTCGGCACCGCGATCCTGCTGATCACCCACAACATGGGCGTCGTCGCCGACCTCGCGGACCGGGTGGCGGTGATGCGGGCCGGCCGGATCGTCGAACAGGCCCCCGTACGTACCCTGTTCGCCACGCCCGCGCACCCCTACACCCGCGAACTGCTCGCGGCCGTACCGGACTTCGGAGCCGGACCGGCCAGGACGCCGGCGCCGCCGACGGACGCGGAACCCGTCGTCACCGCATCCCGGCTGGTGGTCGACTTCCCCGGCCGGCTCGGCACCCGGCCGTTTCGGGCCGTGGACGGCGTGGACCTGACGATCGGCGCGGGCGAGGTACTGGGCCTGGTGGGCGAGAGCGGGTCCGGCAAGACCACGATCGGCCGGGCGGTGGCAGGGCTGACCGCGATCAGCGGCGGCGCCCTGACCGTCCTCGGCGAACCGCTGCCGGTACGGCGCCGCGCCCGCGGCACCACCGTCAGCAGCCGGGCCGGCCGGATCGGCTTCGTCTTCCAGGACCCGGCGGCCAGCTTCAACCCGCTGCTGACGATCGGGGACTGCGTCGCCGAACCGCTGCTGGTGCACCGCCGCGAACTCGGCCGGCCGGCGATCCGGGCACAGGTCGGCGAACTGCTGGACTCCGTCCACCTGCCGGCCGGGTACGCCGACCGGTACCCGCACGAACTGAGCGGCGGCCAGCGGCAACGGGCCAGCCTGGCCCGTGCGTTGGCGCTGCGGCCGCAACTGCTGATCGCCGACGAGCCCACCTCGGCGCTGGACGTCTCGGTGCAGGCGAAGGTGCTGGAGCTGTTCACCGAGCTCCAGCGGACGCTGGGCTTCGCGGCCCTGTTCATCAGCCACGACCTCGCGGTCGTCGAGCAGGTCGCCGACCGGGTGGCCGTACTGCACCGGGGCCGGCTGGTCGAGACCGGCCCGACCGCCCGGGTGCTGGGCGCGCCGCAGGCCGACTACACCCGGCGGCTGATCGCCTCGCTGCCGGTCCCCGACCCGGTACGGCAGGCCCGCCGCCGCCCGGCACCGGCCGCGCCGTGA
- a CDS encoding ABC transporter permease gives MRIVTALVDIDPQDTAGPAGPAGRLLGSGLVRYLVARFLLIFPTVFVLVSVVFFLMRATGDPITTAFGDRLTPEQLHAKLHQAGYDKPLLTQYLSYLRSVATGNFGRTATDNEAVSHVLRTYGAATLELAGYALLVAIVVGVPLGMVAARYRDRGPDATLRLLAILGYAMPVFFVGLLLKLVFAVWLGWLPVSGRAGTGVQLELQNQTSTTGIYLVDALRSGDGSAVADVLRHAVLPSLALGLLVAGVLLRLVRTNLIGTLSADYVEAARSRGVRTGRLVSRHAMRPALIPIVTVLGLQIAGLLGGAVLTETTFEWKGLGYELAHYLTVRDFSAVQGIVALFAVVVAVTNFLVDVVAALIDPRVRY, from the coding sequence GTGCGCATCGTGACAGCACTGGTCGACATCGACCCCCAGGACACGGCCGGGCCGGCCGGCCCGGCGGGGCGGCTGCTGGGCAGCGGACTGGTCCGCTACCTGGTGGCGCGCTTCCTGCTGATCTTCCCCACCGTGTTCGTCCTGGTCAGCGTGGTCTTCTTCCTGATGCGGGCGACCGGTGACCCGATCACCACCGCCTTCGGCGACCGGCTGACCCCGGAGCAGCTGCACGCCAAGCTGCACCAGGCCGGCTACGACAAACCGCTGCTCACCCAGTACCTGAGCTATCTGCGGTCGGTGGCCACCGGGAACTTCGGCCGGACCGCCACCGACAACGAGGCGGTCTCCCACGTGCTGCGCACCTACGGCGCGGCGACCCTCGAACTGGCCGGCTACGCGCTGCTGGTGGCGATCGTGGTCGGCGTTCCGCTGGGCATGGTCGCGGCCCGGTACCGCGACCGGGGGCCGGACGCGACGCTGCGGCTGCTGGCGATCCTCGGCTACGCGATGCCGGTCTTCTTCGTGGGCCTGCTGCTGAAGCTGGTCTTCGCGGTGTGGCTGGGCTGGCTGCCGGTGTCCGGCCGGGCCGGCACCGGGGTGCAGCTGGAGTTGCAGAACCAGACCAGCACCACCGGCATCTACCTGGTCGACGCGCTCCGCAGCGGGGACGGCTCGGCCGTCGCCGACGTGCTGCGGCACGCGGTACTGCCCAGCCTGGCGCTCGGACTGCTGGTCGCCGGGGTGCTGCTGCGGCTGGTCAGGACCAACCTCATCGGCACGCTGTCCGCGGACTACGTGGAGGCCGCCCGGTCCCGCGGGGTGCGCACCGGGCGGCTGGTGAGCCGGCACGCGATGCGGCCCGCGCTGATCCCGATCGTCACCGTGCTCGGCCTGCAGATCGCGGGCCTGCTGGGCGGCGCGGTACTGACCGAGACCACCTTCGAGTGGAAGGGCCTCGGCTACGAGTTGGCGCACTATCTGACGGTACGTGACTTCTCCGCGGTGCAGGGGATCGTGGCACTGTTCGCGGTGGTCGTGGCGGTCACCAACTTCCTCGTCGACGTCGTCGCGGCGCTCATCGACCCGCGGGTGAGGTACTGA
- a CDS encoding ABC transporter substrate-binding protein, with protein MTVRQFRNRRPARDGITVVSLGTAALLALTACTSTRSDTADAADNGGGSAKAITIGTTDQVSSLDPAGSWDAGSGTIEGEVYATLLAAPNGSSDVSPDLAASIKLSAPKEYTVTLKPGLKFANGHDLTSSDVKFSFDRQLRIADENGPSSLLYDLAAVAAPDPATVVFTLKSANDTLFPQVLSTSAGLIADEQVFPADKVLDDSAIIAGKPWEGPYTIDSYQKNSLVSFSANSVYRGSLGKPKNAQVRLKYYTDASNLKLDVQQGGVDVVYRTLTVTDLQDLSGKKGITVHTGSGNGIRFIVFNFKTQPYGSATKEADPAKALAVRQAVADTVDRAQLADQVYKNTFEPLYSSVPDGITGATDSFTSRYGDKKGGADPAAAKQRLSAAGVTTPVTLNLQYNTDHYGSSSSDEYALVKTQLEASGLFKVNLQSTEWAQYGKDRVADLYPLYQLGWYADYLDADDYLASFYSANSWVNNGYQDAAVTSLIHQEETATDPAKRTALIEQVQDKVAAAVPLLPLLQGSTAIVTRADVTGVPDKLDSSYQFRWAELTKK; from the coding sequence ATGACTGTGCGTCAGTTCCGCAACCGCAGGCCCGCCCGCGACGGCATCACCGTCGTCTCGCTGGGCACGGCCGCACTCCTGGCCCTGACCGCGTGCACCAGCACCAGATCCGACACCGCCGACGCGGCCGACAACGGCGGCGGTTCCGCCAAGGCGATCACCATCGGCACCACCGACCAGGTCTCCAGCCTCGACCCGGCCGGTTCCTGGGACGCCGGCTCCGGCACCATCGAGGGCGAGGTCTACGCAACCCTGCTGGCGGCGCCCAACGGCTCGTCGGACGTGTCCCCCGACCTCGCGGCGAGCATCAAGCTCAGCGCGCCCAAGGAGTACACGGTGACGCTCAAGCCGGGCCTGAAGTTCGCCAACGGCCACGACCTGACCTCCTCCGACGTGAAGTTCAGCTTCGACCGGCAGCTGAGGATCGCCGACGAGAACGGCCCGTCGTCGCTGCTGTACGACCTGGCGGCCGTGGCGGCGCCGGACCCGGCGACCGTGGTGTTCACCCTCAAGTCCGCCAACGACACGCTGTTCCCGCAGGTGCTGTCCACCTCGGCGGGGCTGATCGCGGACGAGCAGGTCTTCCCCGCCGACAAGGTCCTCGACGACTCGGCGATCATCGCGGGCAAGCCGTGGGAGGGCCCGTACACGATCGACAGCTACCAGAAGAACTCGCTGGTGTCGTTCTCCGCCAACAGCGTCTACCGGGGCTCGTTGGGCAAGCCCAAGAACGCGCAGGTGCGGCTGAAGTACTACACCGACGCCAGCAACCTCAAGCTCGACGTGCAGCAGGGCGGCGTCGACGTCGTCTACCGCACGCTGACGGTGACCGACCTGCAGGACCTGTCCGGCAAGAAGGGCATCACGGTCCACACCGGATCCGGCAACGGCATCCGCTTCATCGTCTTCAACTTCAAGACGCAGCCGTACGGTTCGGCCACCAAGGAGGCCGACCCGGCGAAGGCGCTGGCGGTCCGGCAGGCGGTGGCCGACACCGTTGACCGCGCCCAACTCGCCGACCAGGTCTACAAGAACACCTTCGAGCCGCTGTACTCCTCGGTGCCCGACGGCATCACCGGCGCCACCGACTCCTTCACGTCCCGCTACGGCGACAAGAAGGGCGGCGCCGACCCGGCCGCGGCCAAGCAGAGGCTGAGCGCCGCCGGGGTCACGACGCCGGTGACACTGAACCTCCAGTACAACACCGACCACTACGGCTCGTCCTCGTCCGACGAGTACGCGCTGGTCAAAACGCAGTTGGAGGCGTCCGGCCTGTTCAAGGTGAACCTCCAGTCCACCGAGTGGGCGCAGTACGGCAAGGACCGGGTCGCCGACCTGTACCCGCTGTACCAGCTCGGCTGGTACGCCGACTACCTGGACGCCGACGACTACCTGGCGTCGTTCTACTCGGCCAACAGCTGGGTGAACAACGGCTACCAGGACGCGGCGGTCACCTCGCTCATCCACCAGGAGGAGACCGCGACCGACCCGGCGAAGCGGACCGCGCTCATCGAGCAGGTGCAGGACAAGGTGGCCGCCGCGGTTCCGCTGCTGCCGCTGCTCCAGGGCTCCACCGCGATCGTCACCCGGGCGGACGTGACCGGGGTGCCGGACAAGCTGGACAGCTCGTACCAGTTCCGCTGGGCGGAACTGACCAAGAAGTGA
- a CDS encoding ribonuclease BN, which translates to MAHLRRTWNRSAMGRMWKQGAEIELMHRSMGFAALGFVTLMPLLVVVAAATPWQHGAGFAQWVVDGMGLGPQPAGAVRSLFGAPGKVLSTTGAWSLASLAFFGLSFSASVETGYRKIWDLPASPWHSEWRRAVWLAVLTGYLFCEAQSATVMGTGLLRSAVRITLTVLFGILFFAWGQRFLLTGGIDLRTALPGAVFTMAGLGGLRVFSSRIFSPLIVSNAITYGPVGTVLMVVTWLIGVGFVVFGAALLGRHYGAVRGGVDLPEPRQEPVPEGTEPSVRGAGWRSDGAGGGVD; encoded by the coding sequence ATGGCGCATCTGCGGAGGACCTGGAACAGGTCCGCGATGGGGCGAATGTGGAAGCAGGGCGCCGAAATCGAACTGATGCACCGTTCGATGGGCTTCGCGGCGCTCGGCTTCGTGACGCTGATGCCGCTGCTGGTGGTGGTCGCCGCCGCGACCCCGTGGCAGCACGGCGCCGGCTTCGCCCAGTGGGTGGTGGACGGCATGGGGCTCGGCCCGCAGCCGGCGGGCGCGGTCCGCAGCCTCTTCGGCGCGCCGGGCAAGGTGCTCAGTACCACCGGTGCTTGGAGCCTGGCCTCGCTGGCGTTCTTCGGACTGTCGTTCTCGGCGAGTGTGGAGACCGGCTACCGCAAGATCTGGGACCTGCCGGCCAGCCCCTGGCACAGCGAGTGGCGGCGCGCGGTGTGGCTGGCGGTGCTGACCGGCTATCTCTTCTGCGAGGCGCAGAGCGCCACCGTGATGGGCACCGGACTGCTCCGCAGCGCGGTCCGGATCACTCTCACGGTCCTCTTCGGCATCCTCTTCTTCGCCTGGGGCCAGCGCTTCCTGCTCACCGGCGGCATCGACCTGCGTACCGCGCTGCCGGGCGCGGTGTTCACCATGGCCGGACTCGGCGGCCTGCGGGTCTTCTCCTCCCGGATCTTCTCGCCGCTGATCGTCTCCAACGCGATCACCTACGGCCCGGTGGGCACCGTGCTGATGGTGGTGACCTGGCTGATCGGGGTCGGCTTCGTGGTCTTCGGCGCGGCGCTGCTCGGGCGGCACTACGGCGCGGTGCGCGGCGGCGTCGACCTGCCCGAGCCGCGGCAGGAGCCGGTCCCGGAGGGCACCGAGCCCAGCGTGCGGGGGGCCGGCTGGCGCTCGGACGGGGCGGGCGGCGGCGTCGACTGA
- a CDS encoding dipeptidase — translation MTERAEDPTALVAHVLQSSPVVDGHNDLPTALRARSGYSVEGLAEGRPDLHTDLPRLRAGGVGAQFWSVYVSSGLPEPEAVVATLEQIDAVYRLVARYPDELRIAYTADDVAGAVADGRIASLLGVEGGHSLAGSTGVLRAFARLGVRYVTLTHNDNTAWADSATDTPAVGGLNATGRAFVAELNRLGVLVDLSHVAESTQRDALAASTAPVIFSHSSARAVNDHPRNVSDGVLELLPANGGVIQLTFVPSFVAPRVAAWEAAYAAERARLDLPAPKWSWPRAPRPEETAAEAAAEFTAALTARLAGPDDPELRRWLAGHPRPDATVADVADHVEHAREVAGVDHIGLGGDYDGVDRQPAGLADVSGYPALLRELAGRGWSAPELEALTGRNVLRVLREAEHAATDPLWPTTALR, via the coding sequence ATGACCGAACGTGCCGAGGACCCCACCGCGTTGGTGGCACACGTCCTCCAGTCCAGCCCGGTGGTCGACGGGCACAACGACCTGCCCACCGCACTGCGTGCCCGCTCCGGCTACAGCGTCGAAGGCCTGGCCGAGGGGCGCCCCGACCTGCACACCGACCTGCCGCGGCTGCGGGCGGGCGGCGTCGGCGCCCAGTTCTGGTCGGTGTACGTCTCCTCCGGCCTGCCGGAACCGGAGGCGGTGGTGGCCACCTTGGAGCAGATCGACGCGGTCTACCGGCTCGTCGCCCGCTACCCGGACGAACTGCGCATCGCGTACACCGCCGACGACGTGGCCGGCGCGGTCGCCGACGGCCGGATCGCCTCACTGCTGGGCGTCGAGGGCGGCCACAGCCTGGCCGGGTCGACCGGGGTGCTGCGGGCCTTCGCCCGGCTCGGCGTCCGCTACGTCACCCTCACCCACAACGACAACACCGCGTGGGCGGACTCGGCCACCGACACCCCCGCGGTCGGCGGCCTCAACGCCACCGGCCGCGCGTTCGTCGCCGAACTCAACCGGCTGGGCGTCCTGGTGGACCTCTCGCACGTCGCCGAGTCCACCCAGCGCGACGCGCTGGCGGCCTCCACCGCCCCGGTGATCTTCAGTCACTCCTCCGCGCGGGCGGTCAACGACCACCCGCGGAACGTCTCCGACGGCGTGCTGGAACTGCTGCCCGCGAACGGCGGCGTCATCCAGCTGACCTTCGTACCGTCCTTCGTCGCGCCGCGGGTCGCCGCGTGGGAGGCCGCCTACGCCGCCGAGCGGGCCCGTCTCGACCTGCCCGCGCCCAAGTGGAGCTGGCCGCGGGCGCCACGCCCGGAGGAGACCGCGGCCGAGGCCGCCGCGGAGTTCACCGCCGCGCTCACCGCGCGGCTGGCCGGCCCGGACGACCCGGAGCTGCGGCGCTGGCTCGCCGGCCATCCCCGCCCGGACGCCACTGTGGCGGACGTCGCCGACCACGTCGAGCACGCCCGCGAGGTGGCGGGCGTCGACCACATCGGACTCGGCGGCGACTACGACGGCGTCGACCGCCAGCCGGCCGGACTCGCCGACGTGTCCGGCTACCCGGCGCTGCTGCGCGAACTGGCCGGCCGCGGTTGGTCCGCCCCCGAGCTAGAGGCACTGACCGGCCGCAACGTCCTGCGCGTCCTACGGGAGGCCGAACACGCGGCGACCGACCCGCTGTGGCCCACGACGGCGCTGCGCTGA
- a CDS encoding transglutaminase-like domain-containing protein: MTHPSVRDRFAAAAREERPDLAELCLLIGAEADPALDGPACDLVQVELDRLAGLLPYGLSTPRQWADALHRVLGVGHGFRGSAADYQKLSSSLLQEVLRRRRGLPILLSVVWIEVARRAGAPVYGVALPGRFVVGLGDPAGAFVLVDPFDGGRVLSERDAELLVATTTGAPLAAAMLTPADPLDVAQRILNNIRAWAAPRPERRPVALWTLDLTLLLPRHPAKLRLERAQLLVKMGDFLGGAAEMEEYAEVIGSFDPETAEIIRRQARGARAMLN, translated from the coding sequence ATGACGCACCCCTCCGTACGAGACCGGTTCGCGGCGGCGGCCCGCGAGGAGCGGCCGGACCTGGCCGAGCTGTGCCTGCTCATCGGCGCGGAGGCGGACCCGGCGCTGGACGGCCCGGCCTGCGACCTGGTCCAGGTCGAGCTGGACCGGCTGGCCGGGCTGCTGCCGTACGGGCTGAGCACGCCGCGGCAGTGGGCGGACGCGCTGCACCGGGTGCTCGGCGTCGGCCACGGCTTCCGGGGTTCGGCGGCCGACTACCAGAAGCTCTCCTCCTCCCTGCTCCAGGAGGTGCTGCGGCGCCGGCGCGGGCTGCCGATCCTGCTGTCGGTGGTGTGGATCGAGGTCGCCCGGCGGGCCGGCGCGCCCGTCTACGGGGTCGCGCTGCCCGGCCGCTTCGTGGTGGGCCTGGGCGATCCGGCGGGCGCGTTCGTTTTGGTCGACCCGTTCGACGGCGGCCGGGTGCTGTCCGAGCGGGACGCGGAGCTGCTGGTGGCGACCACCACCGGCGCGCCCCTCGCCGCCGCGATGCTGACCCCGGCCGACCCGCTGGACGTGGCGCAGCGCATCCTCAACAACATCCGGGCCTGGGCCGCGCCGCGCCCCGAGCGCCGCCCGGTCGCGCTGTGGACCCTGGACCTGACGCTGCTGCTCCCCCGGCACCCGGCGAAGCTGCGGCTGGAGCGCGCCCAACTACTGGTGAAGATGGGCGACTTCCTGGGCGGGGCGGCGGAGATGGAGGAGTACGCGGAGGTGATCGGCTCCTTCGACCCGGAGACGGCGGAGATCATCCGCCGGCAGGCGCGGGGGGCCCGCGCGATGCTCAACTGA
- a CDS encoding nuclear transport factor 2 family protein produces MTSPVTLPVPVAAALEAADAGNTEDFVHAFADDGAVDDWGRVFRGHEAIRAWSDEEFIGKQVTLLVTAVRTTGPTTTVSAQVGGNGFNGPSDFAFTLSGDHLTLMRITG; encoded by the coding sequence ATGACCAGCCCCGTCACGCTCCCCGTCCCCGTCGCCGCGGCCCTGGAGGCCGCCGACGCCGGCAACACCGAGGACTTCGTGCACGCCTTCGCGGACGACGGCGCGGTGGACGACTGGGGCCGGGTCTTCCGCGGGCACGAGGCGATCCGCGCGTGGAGCGACGAGGAGTTCATCGGCAAGCAGGTGACGCTGCTGGTCACCGCGGTCCGCACCACGGGCCCCACCACGACGGTGAGCGCCCAGGTGGGCGGCAACGGCTTCAACGGCCCGTCCGACTTCGCCTTCACGCTGTCCGGCGACCACCTCACCCTGATGCGCATCACGGGCTGA